In the genome of Mucilaginibacter sp. 14171R-50, the window TTATGTTCATCGCCACTTTGAACAGCGTAACTGGTTATATGCACATTCATGGCCTGTTAGCCGTTCTTTACGGCATGATATTTTGCAATGGGGTAGCCAGGGCATTTTACGGGCCGGCCACATTTACAATTTATGCCCATAGCGTGCCAAAAGAGATTTATCCTAACGCCAGTACCTGGAGCAGCTCCAGCTGGCAGGTAGCATCGATACTCGGCCCGCTTACCGGCGGTTTTATTTACGGCTTTGCCAGCCATATGTTTCCGGGTTTAAGCGGCATTACGGCTACTTTTTGCCTGGTACTTATACTAATGCTTATATCGCTTTACCTGGTTTTCAGGCTGCGTACCTATCCGCCGGTGTTTATTCCTAAAGAGAATATCTGGATAAGCCTTAAAGAGGGCCTTAACTTTGTTTTTAGCAATAAAGTAATGTTTTATGCCATGAGCCTTGACCTGTTCTCGGTATTTTTTGGCGGGATAGTAGCCCTGTTGCCCGTATTCGCGCTGGACATATTGAAAGTTGGCTCGGAAGGGTTAGGGGTTATGCGTATGGCATCATCACTGGGCGCTGCGCTCACCATGCTGGTCATGATCCGTTACTCGCCCATGAATAAGCCCTGGCGCAATTTATTGATAGCAGTGCTTGGCTTCGGCGTTTCAATAATTGGGTTCGGCCTGTCGCATATATTTTACCTGTCGCTTGTGTTCTTATTTTTACAGGGAGCGTTTGATAGCGTAAGCGTTATTATAAGGGGAACATTGATGCAGCTGCTTACGCCCGATCATATGCGCGGCAGGGTATCGGCGGTTAACTCTATGTTCATTGGCTCGTCAAACGAAATTGGAGATTTTGAATCGGGCGTTGCAGCTAAGCTTTTGGGCACCATACCGGCGGTTATTTTTGGCGGCAGTATGACCCTGGCCATCGTAACCATTACCTGGCTCAAAACCAAAAAGCTTATCCCTTTGTCCTTAAACGAGATACAAACACCCCAAGCTATTAAGTAACCAAAACAAGGGTGCAATAAGGTATCGTAAAAAGCTGAATTTCAGTATTATTTATTGCGAAAAACTATTCACCTTTAGTAAATTTAACTGCTGAAAATTTCCTCTAACTAATTTTGATTAATTAAGTCATTGGCCCCTAAGTGCTCAAATATCTTATCAGGCAAAATGCTCTGCATTTTATCGATATGTTTAATACTTGTCGGCCCGTTATTTGCCCATGAGTTTGAGACAAAGCCAACCTATCAACCCAATCTCTTCATAAGCTTAAAAAAAGCGCCCGTTAAAGGACGGGTAGAGGCGGCCAGGCTGATGTATAAGCAGCATTGCCGTAACATGAACGAGGCAGATGCCATGCGCTGTATTGACGAAATAAAACGCATAGCGGTTGACCTTGAAGACCTGCCGCTTGAATGCGCTACCTTTGATATGCGCTCAGACTACTATTCGGTAAATCGGGGATACAACATTTTAAGCAATACCTATTTTGACCAGGCGATTGCCTTCGCCCGAAAAAATCATATGCAACTGGAGACGGGCATATACCAGCATCGCAAAGCCAATTATTACTTCCTTTATAAACAGAATACGGCCGCGTGCCGTTATTTCCTGCTATCAGAAGAGAACCTGCGCGAAGTTGGGTTCGCCAATGTACCCGGGGTAAGTGCCTTATTTTTAGAAACCGCCAACTTTTATTACGCTATGGGCGATTTTGAAAACGCCCGCCTAAACTTGCGGTACGCTCTAAAATATGATACCAAAATATCGCGCACCAGCGTAAATATTATAAATACCATTGGCCTTACTTACCGCAATAACGGGGAGTACGAGTTAGCCATGAATTATTTTAACAACGCCCTAAAAATGGCTGCGGCAACAAAAGATACAGTTTGGATGGCCATTGCAGGCGGCAATATAGGGTCGATATATTTTTTACAACACCGGTATGATAAGGCCCTGCCGCTTATCCGGGCAGATTATAACCAATCGTTAAAGTATGGCCAAAAACTTAATGCGGTTATTGCTTTGTTAAGGATAATTCGCATTAACATTGATCATTACAAGTTTAAGAAAGCGGGCATGCAGTTAGATACCGCCAACCGGTTACTTTTAAACATAGATAAAAAAATGTTATTGCAGCGTGCGCAATATTACGATCTTAAAGCAATACTTAACGAGCAGCTCAATAATATCCCCCAGGCGGCATTATATCGCGATAGGGCAGAAAACCTGCGCGATAGCTTAGCAAAAAGGGATAACATGGCCGCTATCGAACGCGTACGGCTGCAGTGGATAACAGAGAAAAGCAGGCATGAATTTAACAACTTAAAAAAGAGCGCTCAAATAAACACCTTTAAGCAAAACACCATAATTGTAGTATTAATATTGCTAATAATAATAACAGCATTGGTATTTAACCGCCAAAGGTTAAAGGCAAATAAGGATAAGGAACTAATGGCATTAGAAAAGCGGCGACTGGATGAAGAGTTAACAAACGCCATACGCGCGCTAAACGGCTACACAGAAAGCCTGATGCAAAAGAACATTTTGATAGACAAGATTAAGGCGGAGCTTGAAAACGTCCAGGTGAAATTTAACTCGGCTGATGTTGCCGCCAGCCTTGATAAAATGCTGCAGGCCCATATCATGACGGATGATAGTTGGGCTGAATTCAAAAGACTTTTTACCAGGGTACACAGCACTTTCTTTTATAACCTTCGCCATAAATACGCCAACCTGTCTGATACCGATGTACGATTACTGGCCCTAATTAAATTAAAGCTTAACAATCGCGAAATGGCCGGCATGCTGGGCATCACGGTTGATGGCATTAAAAAGGCAAAGCAGCGCCTGCGAAAAAAGATGCGGTTAGTTGAAGACGAGGCTTTGGAAGATGTAACAGACATACTTTAGCCGCCCGCTGCATAGCATTTGTCTTAATTTTGTCCACCCTATAAATTTCTTAAAAGACATTGTTTAGCGGATATTTGATATATCTAAAATTAATTTATGGCTTGGTTTAGATAGCTATAATTAATATCGACATGGAAAGTTAATTTTTATGCAAAAGTTGTACATTTATATTGTTGAAGATAACCCTTTAATTGCCTGCGCGTTAAAGAAGATGCTTCTGAATATTGGACACAACATTTGCGGCATTGCAGAATGTTATGACGAGGCTGTGAAGGACCTTGGAATTTTGAATGTTGACCTTGTAATTACCGACATAATGCTTAAGGGCGAACAAAATGGAATCGACCTGGCACATTATATCAATCAGCATTTACATATTCCCTTCATATTCCAATCATCCATAACATCTGCAGATATAATAAACATGGCCTTTAAAACCGGGCCTAATGCCTTTTTGCCAAAGCCGGTTAGTAAAGCTGCTCTGATAAAAGCGCTAGCCTGATACACGTGCGTTTCTGAATAACTATTGAATAAATAATTGTTAAAGTTTGCAATACCCCTTAAATGGAAACAAGACAAAAAAAAACCTGCCCGCATTGCGGCATAGGTAAACTCACAAGCCGTGTCCGAAGGCCGGCTTTAGTTAAAGCAACTTTATTTTGGCTGCCTCTAAAAAGATATTCCTGCAATATCTGTGATAAAAAAACATATGTGTACGGTTCAGTTTACGAAAGCAAAAAGCAGCCGGCAGGTACACGGCAATAACCTTTAGCGGCGCTACATTATATAGGCGATAATGTTATTGTGGCATTATTAGGATAGGCGCGATATAATACATAAGCGTACTTACTGTTGCCCGTTACAGGTTTAACAATCAGCGACTTTTTACCTTGCGTTATCTTAACACTCTTCCAGTTAGCTGGTACTCCTGTTTTAAGGGTTAGTGGCAGGTTGTACATGGCCTTGTCAAGCGTGTGCCGTAAGGTAATGGTTATTGCACCTTTATTTTGTTTTACCTGCACCGCAGCGGCCTGCCTTTCGCGCATGTAGCGTGTAACATTACCAAAGGTTGCTACCCACAAGTCATTCTCCCGTGCTTTAATATAGCTAAAATAGTCGTTAAGTTCCTGCCTCGACAATGCCTCCCAGCCTATGCCATCTACCCCATGAATGGTTAGTACCAACCAGGTGTTATTTTTGTGGGCCGTGGTATCAACCCAAGCCTTCATCATTGGCAACGGCGTTTTGGTAGTGGCGCCCCGCTGAAATTGGATGTATTCTTTATTAGTATTACCCGGGTTGTTTGGATTGCCGCGGGTTATCTCTTTTAGCCATGGTTCGGGCATACGGTTACGCAGGGCCGGATAAACTTTATATGCATAACGCATAACACGTTCATTTTCGGTCCCAAACGGCCCCTCGCCCGAAAATGTATACCTGGCCCCGAGGTGATTAAGTATATCTTCTTTGCTTTTGGTTAGCTCATATAACATATTAGGCTCATCAAGTATAGCCAGGCGCGGGTGGGTTATCATATGGCTGGCAAACTCATGCCCCTGCGCCGCATACTTTCGGATATCATTCCATGTGGTGCCGTGGGCATCCAAATATTCAGGATTATGCTGCACTCCGGGTTTAAATTGCTTATTACGCACCATGGCGTACATCTCGTCTATCAGCTTTATTGCCTCATCGGTTTTCCCTGCATCAACAAGCGACCCTGCATTATAGTAATAATCCATCGGTCCAACTAAGCCCAGATAGGGTGCCGCCGAAGCCCGCTCAAACAGGTTATCCTTATTGGTTGCGATGGCTGCCGTTTCCTTTATAATATCCTGCACCGGGCGCCCTATAAATTTTCCATGATACTGCGAGCCCGGAATTTGCCCGGTAATGATAAAGAAAGTAGCCGGGAATTTAAAGCTATTAAGCAGAGGCAGGGCTACTTTAAACTGATTAATAGAGCCATCATCCCAGGTAATAGATACCGCTCCCTTTTTATCATCCTGCCAACGGGCTATTTCGGTTTTGCCGGGTTGGGCCTTGCACAGGTTCACTACAAGGCATCCTGTTATAAGCATCAACAATAAACTTCTCATAGCTAAAAAATATTGTTAGCTAATATAAAAAGTTACGGGCGCATAATCGTCTTATAAGTATATAGTCACAAGATTGTTAACAAGCGCTTATCAAAATTAAAAAAGATTATAAATAAATGAATATTCATTTATATTTGCAGCGAAATTTATTTTAGATGCGTATTAGAAATACCGATAAAGTACAGCTGGTAAAACAAAAAGCCATTGAGCTTATCGTAAAAGATGGGTTAGAAGGCTTCAGCATGAACAAGCTGGCTAAGGCCTGTAACATCTCTGTAGCTACCCTGTATATTTATTATAAAGATCGTGATGATCTCATCCTGAAGATCGCTATTGATGAAGGGACAAAAATGGGCGATGCCATGATCAAAGACTTTGATCCGGCTATGCCTTTTGAAGAGGGCCTGCGTAAGCAATGGGAAAACCGGTACGGGTACATGAAAGCTAACCCTATTATGACGCTGTTTTTTGAGCAATTACGCAGTTCGTCGTACCAGCAAAGCTTTTTGTCATCCTTCCTTACAGATTTTAAGTTGGTAATGGGGAAGTTTATGGATAATGTAATAGCGCGCGGGGAAATTGATAAAATGCCTTTTGAAGCGTATTGGTCGGTGGCGTTTGCACCCTTGTATAACCTTATACGCTTTGAGCAAGAAGGACAAAGCCTGAGCGGCCAGCCATTTAAAATGACAGATGAAATACTTTGGAAAACTTTTGATCTGGTTGTAAAAGGCCTTAAAAAGTAAGTTTATGCATATGATAGAAAACTTTGACCACATCCTTTTATTTAAAACCAACGTGAGGTGCCATGATGATAAGCAACTGTTGCATACTTTGTTTGATAATAACATCGATATCAAATGCTGGAGTGTTGACATGGAGGATGAGGATTGTGTGCTTAGGATAGTATCGTATACCTTAAACCACTCACAAATAATTAAATTAATAAACCGTCTCGGCTATCAATGCTGCGAATTAACCTAACAACACAGTGAAAAATCAACACCCGGTAGCTTTTACAGGCTATCAAAAATTTGTAATATTTATACTTGCCATCACCCAATTTACGGTGATACTGGATTTTATGGTAATGTCGCCCCTTGGCGATATGCTTATGAAATCGCTTAACCTTAAGCCGTCGGCCTTTGGCGTAGCGGTATCGGCCTACGCATTTAGCGCCGGTATATCGGGTTTGCTTACCGCCGGCTTCGCCGACAAGTTCGACCGTAAAAAACTATTGTTATTTTTTTACCTTGGTTTTATTGCAGGGACCATATTTTGCGGCCTTGCACACACCTACGCGGTATTGGTAGCAGCGCGTATCATCACAGGCTTGTTCGGTGGTGTTATCGGCTCTATATCCATGGCCATTATTACCGACCTTTTTGCATTGCAGCAACGCGGCCGCGTAATGGGCTTTGTACAAATGGGCTTTGGCGGCAGCCAGGTTCTGGGAATACCCATTGGCCTTTACCTGGCCAACGCCTGGGGCTGGGAGGCCCCGTTCTGGATGGTCGCTGCGTTAGGTATCATCATTGCCATAATGATAGCCATAAAGCTACAGCCTGTAAACGCACACCTTGCCGTACAAAAGGATAAATCGGTTTATAAGCACTTTTTGCATACGGTTGTCAAAGCCGACTATCGCATTGGCTTTGCATCTACCGCATTGTTATCAATAGGTGGGTTTATGATGATGCCTTTTGGTACCGCCTTCGCGGTTAATAACCTGGGCCTTACCAACCAGCAGTTACCCGCGCTATTTATGGTAGCCGGCATAAGCACGCTGGTAATAATGCCTGTAGTTGGTAAATTAAGCGATAAGATAGATAAGTTTAAAATATTCACCGCAGCGTCTGTTTGGACAATGATCATGTGCGTGGTATACACCAACCTGGGGGTAACACCTTTACTGTTGGTTATGGCTTTTAACGTGTTAATGATGATAGGCGTTATGAGCCGTATGATACCCTCATCAGCACTTACCAGCGCCATACCCGACACAGCCGACCGCGGGGCTTTCATGAGCGTTAACGCGTCGTTACAGCAAATTGCAGGAGGTGTAGCCGCGGCCGTCGGGGGCATGATTGTTACCCAGCAAAGTAAGGGCAGCCCGTTGCAACATTATGACACTGTTGGTTACGTGGTGGTGGGCATATCAATCCTGAGCGTCTTGCTAATGTCGCGGGTAGACAAGCTGGTAAAAAGAAAAATGGAAAGCAGCAAAGCGGCTGTGATCCCTGAAGAAGCTTTTGCACATTAATACTTAATTTTCTTCAATTTATTAAGGAAAGTTCTGCAATTACACATATGCAGCAACCATTTAAAACTTGATTCCTTTTGAATGCACTATGCTAGCCTGGGATGTAGTTAGCCATCGCTTTTTTGCGGACGTAGCATAAAAACGAAGGGAGGGTGCTAAATGCTCTTAAAATCTAATGCAATGGAATATTATGATGTAGCGAAATTTAAGGTCTCGGATGTCTTTAGCATCACTAATCGGGGAATGGCCGTAGCCGGAGAGATTATTACGGGCGAAATAAATAATGGAAATTATTTAAAGTTGAGCCTTGAGGATAAAGAACTAATTTATAAAATAGGCTCTGTTGAGTTTTTGAAAACTGAAACAGCGGCTAATATTGCGCTATTGATTAAATCTGACAGTAATCCTGAACTGTACTACCTTGAAAGAACAATCGGTCAGCCCTTGATAATTTTAGCTCTTACGTAGTCTATCCTCGCGCGAGAAGCACTTTGTTCCGGCTAAGCGCTGCAAACTCTCAACCGGCTTTGAGGCGCGAAGTATTGTAACCGTACAAGAGTACCAGCGTTATATCTCCATAATTTCTTTTTTCTTCCTGGTACGCAGCCTTTTGGGTACAAAATCAAGTATTTCGGTTTTAAGCGCTTCTATCATCCGGCGCTTTAAAAAATTGCGGTGTATCACAATACTAACCTCGCGGGCGGGCTCAGGGGTTTTAAAATAGCGTACGCGGTCGCGCTGCTTATCACTCATCTCGGCAAGGGCAAGCTCAGGCAAAATGGTTGCCCCATTGTTCATTTCAACCATTCGTTTAAGGGTTTCAACACTACCGGTATTATACTCAAAATGCTGATACCCTTTTGTAGCCTTGCGGCGCTGGCAAATGTTAAGCACCTGCTCGCGCATGCAATGTCCTTCGTTCAGCACCCATATCTCTTCCATATCAATATCATCCGGACTTATGGTCTTCTTTTTATAAAGCTTGCTGTTCTTTGAAGCATACGCCACAAAATTTTCATAAAAAACGGGAATCTCGGTAAGGCTTGCTTCATGCAGCGGCGTAGACAATATGCCGCAATCCAGCATGCCAAGTTTCAATTGCTGAATGATCATCTCGGTAGTCTGTTCCCAAACAATAAGCTTTACCTGCGGATACTTTTGTATAAAACCGTTTAATATTTTGGGTAAAATGTACGGCGATACTGTAGGTATAATGCCCACTTTCAACTCCCCGGAAAGTTCCTTTTGCCGGTCGCTGATAATCTCCTTTATCTTCTCGCTCTCGGCAAGTAATATTCGCGCCTGCGCAATAATTTCTTCGCCAATTTCGGTAGGTATAACCGGCTGGTGGCTGCGGTCAAAAAGCTTTACTCCAAGTGTATCCTCCAATTTTTGTATTTGCATACTCAGTGTCGGCTGTGTAACAAAACATTTGTTTGCGGCGGTTACAAAACTACGGTAAGTATCAACCGCTATGACGTATTCAAGCTGCGTTATGGTCATATCAATAATATCGATATATAAATATACCAACTATTGATTTTTCTTATAGCATTTATTTGAACTTACTTTTTAGGCTTGCGTTTAGTGGCCGATTTTATACAGTTCGGCACTTTTTTACCATTCTTTTTTTTCATCCCGGCTATTTTGTATCCGGCCCAGCACGGGCCCCTTTTTCCACGGTTTGCCATAATATTTTTAAAGGAAATACGGCAAGTATCGTTCCAATTTAGCGACCAGGCAAGGGATAAACACCATGCACAAAAAAGCCGATAGCTTTCTACTATCGGCCTTTGTAATTTATTTGATTACCTGAGCGCTCTTATAGTTACTCCACGGTTACGGATTTTGCAAGGTTGCGTGGCTGGTCAACATTGCATCCGCGCATTACCGCTATGTGGTAAGATAACAGTTGCAAAGGTATAGTTGCCAGTAAGGGTACAAAGGTTTCGCCAGTTAAGGGTATTTCAATCGTATAGTCGGCCATTTCCTTGACATCAGTATCACCTTCGGACACTATGGCGATAACATGACCTCCGCGGGCTTTAACTTCCTGTATATTGCTTATAACTTTCTCGTACGACGAATTTTTTGTAGCGATAAATACCACCGGCATGTCTGTATCAATTAATGCAATTGGCCCATGCTTCATCTCAGCAGCCGGATATCCTTCGGCATGTATGTATGATATCTCTTTTAGTTTGAGCGCCCCTTCAAGTGCTACCGGGAACGAACTACCGCGGCCGAGGAACAAACAGTTTGCCGAATCTTTAAAACGCTCGGCTATTGCTTTAACCACATCATTGCATTGTAGGGTTTGTTCTACTAATGCCGGTATCTCATCTAACTCGGTGAGGTATTCAACAAACTTACTTTGGGTAATGGTACCCCGTTGTTGAGCTATGTAGAACGCTATCAGGGTTAATACGGTAACCTGGGCAGTAAACGCCTTGGTTGATGCAACACCAATTTCGGGCCCTGCGTGGGTATAAACACCCGCGTGCGTAATACGCGGAATAGATGCACCTACAACGTTACAAATGCCGAATATAGTTGCCCCTTTCTCTTTTGCCAGCTCAATAGCTGCCATAGTATCGGCAGTTTCACCGGATTGTGATATGGCGATGACCAGGTCTTTAGACGAAATGATTGGATTTCGGTACCTAAATTCTGAAGCATATTCAACTTCTACCGGCACACGTGCGAATTCTTCGATCAGGTATTCGCCAACCAGGCCGGCATGCCATGATGTACCGCAGGCCACAATAATAATACGGTCAATATTCTTTAACTTCTCGATGTACTCTTTTATACCACCAAGCGCTACAAGGCCCTGTTCAGGGTAAATTCGCCCACGCAGGCAATCGCGGATCGACCGCGGCTGCTCATATATCTCTTTGAGCATAAAGTGGTCGTAGCCGCCCTTTTCAAGCATCTCCAGCTTAAGCTCCAGCTCTTGTACATAAGGTGTTTGTATGGTATTGTCGATGTGCTTTATAAGCAGGTCGTCGCGCCTTACATAGGCAATTTCGTTGTCATTTAAATAAATAACATTTTTAGTATATTCAACAATAGGCGTAGCATCTGATGCGATGAAGTACTCGCCTTTACCTACGCCAATCACCATCGGGCTGCCTTTACGCGCCGCTATAAGTTCATCGGGCTCGTCCTCGCTCATAATAACAATAGCGTAAGCGCCTACAACACGGTTTAACGCCAGCCTTACCGCTTCCCTTAAACCAAGGCCGGTTACGTCCTTTATTTCCTCGATAAGATGGATCAACACCTCGGTATCAGTATCGCTTTTAAACACGTGCCCCTTTGATAAAAGAGCCTCTTTTAAGGTAGCGTAGTTTTCTATGATCCCGTTGTGTATAATTGTGAGCTTGCTGTCGCCTGATGAGTGCGGATGCGAGTTTCTGTCGCTCGGCGCGCCATGCGTGGCCCAACGAGTATGCCCCATGCCTGCCGTGCCTGTAAGGTCCTGCCCGGCTACATGCGCCTCCAGATCGCTTACTTTTCCGGCCTTTTTAAAAAGTTTTAAGCTGTGATTTGTTAAGGCGATGCCTGCACTGTCGTACCCCCTGTACTCCAGTCTGTGAAGTCCTTTTATAACTATTGGATACGCGTCCCTGTATCCTATGTAACCTACTATGCCGCACATAAATGAATAGAATTTTAATGTAAAAAATAGAATTAGATGCGCGACAAAAGTAAGGAGATAAATAGCATTATCAAGGCAAAAAACCGCATATAAAAAAAAATACCCCAAATGAGGTATTTTTTAAGTGCTTTTAAAAAGTTTACTGACTTAATTTGGTGTATATAATGTTAAGCTTAATGCGATATGGCGAATCTTTTCCAACCAGTATAGATCTTTCTGCGAACGATGGCGTTGCTTTTATATCCACATTGTCAGAGGTGGGGTCTGTTGGTGCTAAAAATGTACCGTAGTCAACCGCTTTCCCCCGTATAAGGTCTTGCAGATATGCCGTTATTATAAAATGGTACTCACCGGTGGCTGCATTATAATCGCCCCCAAAAATAGACGCACGTGGGTCTGACGCCGATGCATCCTGCAGGTTAACCCGCTGATGGGCGATATCGTACTTATATAGTACAAGTCGTTTATTTGGGCCAAACGGCGATGCGGTACCCGGCTTAACCTTAACAACTAACTCGGCCCTGTTAATTATTACTTTATTTTGCAACGAGTCGAATATTCCTTTTACATTAGGGAATGTTAACTTAGCCCTTAAGCCCAAAAGCCCCTGTACATACACGTTGCCGTTGGTGGCTGTCTGATCTAAAGCGGCTTGTACGTTTGCACTGTATGTATGCTTTATCTCGTT includes:
- a CDS encoding MFS transporter, which gives rise to MPDEENNTRKPDSFAALRYKDFRSYVGMRFCFTFAYQMQTVVLGFYIYQLTHSKIALAFIGLSEAIPAVGIALYGGYIADKYEKRKMLLLIFSGVFLSSFIMFIATLNSVTGYMHIHGLLAVLYGMIFCNGVARAFYGPATFTIYAHSVPKEIYPNASTWSSSSWQVASILGPLTGGFIYGFASHMFPGLSGITATFCLVLILMLISLYLVFRLRTYPPVFIPKENIWISLKEGLNFVFSNKVMFYAMSLDLFSVFFGGIVALLPVFALDILKVGSEGLGVMRMASSLGAALTMLVMIRYSPMNKPWRNLLIAVLGFGVSIIGFGLSHIFYLSLVFLFLQGAFDSVSVIIRGTLMQLLTPDHMRGRVSAVNSMFIGSSNEIGDFESGVAAKLLGTIPAVIFGGSMTLAIVTITWLKTKKLIPLSLNEIQTPQAIK
- a CDS encoding tetratricopeptide repeat protein; amino-acid sequence: MLCILSICLILVGPLFAHEFETKPTYQPNLFISLKKAPVKGRVEAARLMYKQHCRNMNEADAMRCIDEIKRIAVDLEDLPLECATFDMRSDYYSVNRGYNILSNTYFDQAIAFARKNHMQLETGIYQHRKANYYFLYKQNTAACRYFLLSEENLREVGFANVPGVSALFLETANFYYAMGDFENARLNLRYALKYDTKISRTSVNIINTIGLTYRNNGEYELAMNYFNNALKMAAATKDTVWMAIAGGNIGSIYFLQHRYDKALPLIRADYNQSLKYGQKLNAVIALLRIIRINIDHYKFKKAGMQLDTANRLLLNIDKKMLLQRAQYYDLKAILNEQLNNIPQAALYRDRAENLRDSLAKRDNMAAIERVRLQWITEKSRHEFNNLKKSAQINTFKQNTIIVVLILLIIITALVFNRQRLKANKDKELMALEKRRLDEELTNAIRALNGYTESLMQKNILIDKIKAELENVQVKFNSADVAASLDKMLQAHIMTDDSWAEFKRLFTRVHSTFFYNLRHKYANLSDTDVRLLALIKLKLNNREMAGMLGITVDGIKKAKQRLRKKMRLVEDEALEDVTDIL
- a CDS encoding response regulator, whose protein sequence is MQKLYIYIVEDNPLIACALKKMLLNIGHNICGIAECYDEAVKDLGILNVDLVITDIMLKGEQNGIDLAHYINQHLHIPFIFQSSITSADIINMAFKTGPNAFLPKPVSKAALIKALA
- a CDS encoding polysaccharide deacetylase family protein is translated as MRSLLLMLITGCLVVNLCKAQPGKTEIARWQDDKKGAVSITWDDGSINQFKVALPLLNSFKFPATFFIITGQIPGSQYHGKFIGRPVQDIIKETAAIATNKDNLFERASAAPYLGLVGPMDYYYNAGSLVDAGKTDEAIKLIDEMYAMVRNKQFKPGVQHNPEYLDAHGTTWNDIRKYAAQGHEFASHMITHPRLAILDEPNMLYELTKSKEDILNHLGARYTFSGEGPFGTENERVMRYAYKVYPALRNRMPEPWLKEITRGNPNNPGNTNKEYIQFQRGATTKTPLPMMKAWVDTTAHKNNTWLVLTIHGVDGIGWEALSRQELNDYFSYIKARENDLWVATFGNVTRYMRERQAAAVQVKQNKGAITITLRHTLDKAMYNLPLTLKTGVPANWKSVKITQGKKSLIVKPVTGNSKYAYVLYRAYPNNATITLSPI
- a CDS encoding TetR/AcrR family transcriptional regulator — its product is MRIRNTDKVQLVKQKAIELIVKDGLEGFSMNKLAKACNISVATLYIYYKDRDDLILKIAIDEGTKMGDAMIKDFDPAMPFEEGLRKQWENRYGYMKANPIMTLFFEQLRSSSYQQSFLSSFLTDFKLVMGKFMDNVIARGEIDKMPFEAYWSVAFAPLYNLIRFEQEGQSLSGQPFKMTDEILWKTFDLVVKGLKK
- a CDS encoding MFS transporter, giving the protein MKNQHPVAFTGYQKFVIFILAITQFTVILDFMVMSPLGDMLMKSLNLKPSAFGVAVSAYAFSAGISGLLTAGFADKFDRKKLLLFFYLGFIAGTIFCGLAHTYAVLVAARIITGLFGGVIGSISMAIITDLFALQQRGRVMGFVQMGFGGSQVLGIPIGLYLANAWGWEAPFWMVAALGIIIAIMIAIKLQPVNAHLAVQKDKSVYKHFLHTVVKADYRIGFASTALLSIGGFMMMPFGTAFAVNNLGLTNQQLPALFMVAGISTLVIMPVVGKLSDKIDKFKIFTAASVWTMIMCVVYTNLGVTPLLLVMAFNVLMMIGVMSRMIPSSALTSAIPDTADRGAFMSVNASLQQIAGGVAAAVGGMIVTQQSKGSPLQHYDTVGYVVVGISILSVLLMSRVDKLVKRKMESSKAAVIPEEAFAH
- a CDS encoding hydrogen peroxide-inducible genes activator; this encodes MTITQLEYVIAVDTYRSFVTAANKCFVTQPTLSMQIQKLEDTLGVKLFDRSHQPVIPTEIGEEIIAQARILLAESEKIKEIISDRQKELSGELKVGIIPTVSPYILPKILNGFIQKYPQVKLIVWEQTTEMIIQQLKLGMLDCGILSTPLHEASLTEIPVFYENFVAYASKNSKLYKKKTISPDDIDMEEIWVLNEGHCMREQVLNICQRRKATKGYQHFEYNTGSVETLKRMVEMNNGATILPELALAEMSDKQRDRVRYFKTPEPAREVSIVIHRNFLKRRMIEALKTEILDFVPKRLRTRKKKEIMEI
- the glmS gene encoding glutamine--fructose-6-phosphate transaminase (isomerizing), which produces MCGIVGYIGYRDAYPIVIKGLHRLEYRGYDSAGIALTNHSLKLFKKAGKVSDLEAHVAGQDLTGTAGMGHTRWATHGAPSDRNSHPHSSGDSKLTIIHNGIIENYATLKEALLSKGHVFKSDTDTEVLIHLIEEIKDVTGLGLREAVRLALNRVVGAYAIVIMSEDEPDELIAARKGSPMVIGVGKGEYFIASDATPIVEYTKNVIYLNDNEIAYVRRDDLLIKHIDNTIQTPYVQELELKLEMLEKGGYDHFMLKEIYEQPRSIRDCLRGRIYPEQGLVALGGIKEYIEKLKNIDRIIIVACGTSWHAGLVGEYLIEEFARVPVEVEYASEFRYRNPIISSKDLVIAISQSGETADTMAAIELAKEKGATIFGICNVVGASIPRITHAGVYTHAGPEIGVASTKAFTAQVTVLTLIAFYIAQQRGTITQSKFVEYLTELDEIPALVEQTLQCNDVVKAIAERFKDSANCLFLGRGSSFPVALEGALKLKEISYIHAEGYPAAEMKHGPIALIDTDMPVVFIATKNSSYEKVISNIQEVKARGGHVIAIVSEGDTDVKEMADYTIEIPLTGETFVPLLATIPLQLLSYHIAVMRGCNVDQPRNLAKSVTVE